Proteins encoded together in one Branchiostoma floridae strain S238N-H82 chromosome 18, Bfl_VNyyK, whole genome shotgun sequence window:
- the LOC118405262 gene encoding uncharacterized protein LOC118405262 — protein MGIIDKGVSAYLTVVHAVSLLRPGGKRQSGETKLNVTVHEGKVGRQSQGKYLVTIRHGKKKVLSNKKNSDALIWEHSTEFMSWSPTEELVLKLRKVKRCKDKTIGELCISVAAGLESVEGLPNKQWYGLETTQKGGRKKNKAFLQVSVSVDGPGMKTDTLNKVIPTENTDEPAVQEQPKTLAELQDDEAVVLEDDEAVVLEDDEAVVLEDDEAVVLEDGEAVVLEDDEAVVLEDGEAVVLEDGEAVVLEDGEAVVLEDGEAVVLEDGEAVVLEDGEAVVLEDGEAVVLEDGEAVVLEDGEAVVLEDGEAVVLEDGEAVVLEDGEAVVLEDGEAVVLEDGEAVVLEDGEAVVLEDGEAVVLEDGEAVVLEDGEAVVLEDGEAVVLEDGEVGALEVVDVLEVSEVNVLDDDELDVLKDGEVNVLEDGEVNVLEDDEVDVLEDDDINMLEDGEANVLEDGEVNVLEDGEANMLEDGEVNVLENGEVNVLNDGEVDALENGEVAMPEDSDDFMMEEGEVYVLDKDEMYVMKDGEVYLLKEGEVR, from the exons ATGGGCATCATAGACAAGGGAGTTTCAGCGTATCTTACTGTGGTACACGCGGTGTCACTGCTCAGGCCTGGAGGTAAGAGACAGAGCGGCGAGACAAAACTGAACGTTACGGTACACGAGGGCAAAGTTGGTCGCCAGAGTCAGGGCAAGTATCTGGTTACAATACGCCACGGCAAGAAAAAGGTGCTATCTAACAAGAAAAACTCAGATGCACTGATCTGGGAGCATTCTACTGAGTTCATGTCATGGTCACCAACAGAGGAACTGGTTCTGAAACTGCGAAAGGTGAAACGGTGCAAGGACAAAACCATCGGTGAGCTCTGCATCTCTGTCGCAGCCGGACTTGAGTCAGTGGAAGGTCTACCCAACAAACAGTGGTACGGCTTGGAAACTACTCAGAAAGGCGGGCGTAAGAAGAACAAGGCGTTCTTACAGGTGTCGGTTTCTGTCGACGGTCCGGGAATGAAAACTGACACATTGAACAAAG TTATTCCCACTGAGAATACTGATGAGCCAGCCGTGCAAGAGCAGCCGAAGACTTTGGCAGAGCTACAAGATGATGAGGCCGTCGTGTTGGAGGATGATGAGGCCGTCGTGTTGGAGGATGATGAGGCCGTAGTGTTGGAGGATGATGAGGCCGTCGTGTTGGAGGATGGTGAGGCCGTCGTGTTGGAGGATGATGAGGCCGTCGTGTTGGAGGATGGTGAGGCCGTCGTGTTGGAGGATGGTGAGGCCGTCGTGTTGGAGGATGGTGAGGCCGTCGTGTTGGAGGATGGTGAGGCCGTCGTGTTGGAGGATGGTGAGGCCGTCGTGTTGGAGGATGGTGAGGCCGTCGTGTTGGAGGATGGTGAGGCCGTCGTGTTGGAGGATGGTGAGGCCGTCGTGTTGGAGGATGGTGAGGCCGTCGTGTTGGAGGATGGTGAGGCCGTCGTGTTGGAGGATGGTGAGGCCGTCGTGTTGGAGGATGGTGAGGCCGTCGTGTTGGAGGATGGTGAGGCCGTCGTGTTGGAGGATGGTGAGGCCGTCGTGTTGGAGGATGGTGAGGCCGTCGTGTTGGAGGATGGTGAGGCCGTCGTGTTGGAGGATGGTGAGGCCGTCGTGTTGGAGGATGGTGAGGCCGTCGTGTTGGAGGATGGTGAGGCCGTCGTGTTGGAGGATGGTGAGGTCGGCGCACTGGAGGTTGTCGACGTGCTGGAGGTTAGTGAGGTCAACGTGCTGGATGATGACGAGTTAGACGTACTAAAGGATGGTGAGGTCAACGTGCTGGAGGATGGTGAGGTCAACGTGCTTGAGGATGATGAGGTTGACGTGCTGGAGGATGATGACATCAATATGCTGGAGGATGGTGAGGCCAACGTGCTGGAGGATGGTGAGGTCAACGTACTGGAGGATGGTGAGGCCAACATGCTGGAGGATGGTGAGGTCAACGTGCTGGAGAATGGTGAGGTCAACGTGCTGAATGATGGTGAGGTTGATGCGCTGGAGAATGGTGAGGTCGCCATGCCAGAGGACAGTGACGATTTCATGATGGAGGAAGGGGAGGTTTACGTGCTGGACAAAGATGAGATGTACGTGATGAAGGATGGTGAAGTATACTTGTTGAAGGAAGGTGAGGTCCGATGA